The Kogia breviceps isolate mKogBre1 chromosome 16, mKogBre1 haplotype 1, whole genome shotgun sequence genome window below encodes:
- the ALG11 gene encoding GDP-Man:Man(3)GlcNAc(2)-PP-Dol alpha-1,2-mannosyltransferase — protein MAAAERGWCLRELLRFFNSLFFPGLIVCGVLCVCLLVVLWGIRLLLQRKKKSGSASKTGKNQTVIAFFHPYCNAGGGGERVLWCALRALQKKYPEAVYVVYTGDADVSGQQILEGAFRRFSIRLTRPVKFVLLRKRYLVEDSLYPHFTLLGQSLGSVFLGWEALMQCVPDVYIDSMGYAFTLPLFRYLGGCRVGSYVHYPTISTDMLSVVKNQNVGFNNARFITRNPFLSKVKLVYYYLFAFIYGLAGSCSDVVMVNSSWTLNHILSLWKVGNCTDIVYPPCDVQTFLDIPLHKEKTTSGHLLVSIGQFRPEKNHPLQIRAFAKLLNKREAESLPPLKLVLIGGCRNQDDELRVDQLRRLSEDLGVQEDVEFKINIPFDELKNYLSEATVGLHTMWNEHFGIGIVECMAAGMIVLAHNSGGPKLDIVVPHQGERTGFLAESEEDYAETMAHILSMSAEKRLQIRSNARASVSRFSDQEFEGTFLTSVEKLFQ, from the exons ATGGCGGCCGCCGAAAGGGGTTGGTGCTTGCGCGAGTTATTGAG gttttttaattcattattcTTCCCTGGGCTAATTGTATGTGgagttttatgtgtgtgtttactCGTTGTCCTTTGGGGAATCAGACTGCtgctacagagaaagaaaaagtcgGGCTCAGCTAGCAAAACTGGGAAAAATCAAACGGTGATTGCATTTTTCCATCCCTACTGCAACGCTGgcggaggaggagaaagagtgtTATGGTGTGCCTTAAGGGCTCTACAGAAAAA GTATCCTGAAGCAGTTTATGTTGTTTATACTGGTGATGCTGATGTCAGTGGTCAACAGATCCTGGAAGGTGCTTTCAGAAGATTTAGCATCAGATTAACTCGCCCAGTGAAGTTTGTTTTATTAAGGAAGCGCTACCTCGTGGAAGATTCACTCTATCCTCATTTCACACTGCTGGGCCAAAGTCTGGGATCCGTTTTTCTTGGCTGGGAAGCTCTGATGCAGTGTGTTCCCGATGTTTACATCGATTCGATGGGCTATGCTTTCACACTTCCTCTGTTTAGGTATTTAGGCGGTTGCCGAGTTGGAAGCTATGTTCATTATCCCACCATCAGCACAGACATGCTCTCTGTAGTGAAGAATCAAAATGTCGGATTTAATAATGCACGCTTCATCACCAGGAATCCTTTTCTCAGCAAAGTAAAGCTTGTCTACtactatttatttgcttttatatatgGGCTTGCAGGTTCTTGCAGTGATGTCGTCATGGTCAATTCTTCTTGGACGCTAAACCATATTCTCTCACTATGGAAGGTTGGGAATTGCACTGATATTGTTTATCCACCTTGTGATGTGCAGACGTTTCTGGACATTCCCTTACACAAGGAGAAGACAACCTCAGGACATTTACTGGTTTCGATTGGCCAGTTCAGGCCTGAAAAGAATCATCCTTTGCAGATCAGAGCCTTTGCGAAATTGCTGAATAAAAGGGAGGCTGAGTCACTTCCTCCACTTAAACTTGTCCTCATTGGAGGTTGTCGTAACCAAGACGATGAACTTAGGGTAGACCAACTGAGAAGGCTTTCTGAGGACCTAGGAGTTCAAGAAGacgtggaatttaaaataaacattccaTTTGATGAATTAAAGAATTACTTGTCTGAAGCAACAGTTGGTCTGCATACCATGTGGAACGAGCATTTTGGGATTG GAATTGTTGAGTGTATGGCAGCCGGCATGATTGTCCTTGCACACAATTCAGGGGGCCCGAAGCTCGACATTGTCGTTCCTCACCAAGGCGAGAGAACTGGGTTTCTGGCTGAAAGTGAAGAAGACTATGCTGAGACCATGGCCCATATTCTTTCCATGTCTGCGGAAAAGAGACTCCAAATCAGGAGCAATGCTCGTGCATCCGTAAGCAGATTCTCCGATCAGGAGTTTGAAGGGACATTCCTAACGTCTGTGGAAAAGTTATTTCAGTAA